Genomic DNA from Amycolatopsis alba DSM 44262:
GGATCGACGTCGTATCTCGATGAGGAGGCACCCGAGGTGGACGAAACCCTGGCCCGAGCGGGCATTTTCCAGGGTGTTGAGCCGGCAGCCGCCGAGGCGCTGGCACAGACCTTGGAATCCGTGGAGTTCCCTCGCGGGCATGTCATCTTCAACGAGGGCGAACCCGGCGACAAGCTTTACATCATCCAGTCCGGCAAGGTGAAGATCGGCCGCAAGTCACCCGACGGCCGCGAGAACCTGCTCGGCATCTTCGGACCGTCCGACATGTTCGGCGAACTGTCTATTTTCGACCCCGGCCCGCGGACGTCCAGCGCGACGACCGTGACCGAGGTCCGCGCGGTGACGATGGACCGCCCGGCGCTGCGGCAGTGGATCTCCACCCGCCCGGAGATCGCCGAGCAGTTACTGCGCGTGGTCGCCCGCAGGCTGCGCCGGACGAACAACATGGTCGCCGAGCTGATCTTCACCGACGTCCCCGGACGGGTGGCGCGCGCGCTGCTGCAGCTCGCGCAGCGTTTCGGCAGCCAGGAAGCCGGCCTGCTGCGGGTCACGCACGACCTGACGCAGGAAGAGATCGCCCAGTACGTCGGCGCTTCGCGCGAGACCGTGAACAAGGCTCTCGCCGACTTCGCGCACCGTGGCTGGCTGCGGCTCGAGGGCAAGAGCGTCCTGATCCTGGACCCGGAGCGCCTGGCCCGCCGCGCCCGCTAGGTCACCAAGCCGAACTGCCAACTGCCGCAAGTAGCCCCTACTTGCGGCAGTTGCGCGTTCAAGCACCGTCCCCAGATACGAAAACGCGCCCGGCAAGGTGACCGAACGCGCCCGCCCTAGAAGGTGACCGGCGGACCGTCTCCCCGGAAGCGCGCCAGCGCGACGGGGAGACTTCACCCCGCGCGCCCTCTTTCGGGCCGAAGGCCCACGGAAACATTTTGTAGGGCGCCCTTCACGCTGACGGAAGCATTTCGCATGGCTGCGCCCTGCGAAATGTTTCCGTCAGCGCGCGGGCAGCAGAAGAGCCGGGCGCCACCCCCGACGTGGCGCACCGGCTCTTCGCTGTGCGCGGACCATCCCCCGACGATCCGCGCTCCCCGCCCTCCGGAACAAGGCCCCGACCCGTACGCCGGAGGGAGCTGGAGACTGTGTGTTTGTCGTACAACCATCCACGGCCGTCGGCCGTGGATTCAAGTTCTTTCACTCTCAAGGACGCCATCTGCGTCGATTTGTTGCCCCGAACGACTCAAAATCGACTGACTGTTACCCGATCGTGACGAACCTGCGTGCTTCCGGGCCCGTACTACCCGAAAGCGGGGGGTGACAAACCTTACCGGGACAGATCTGGTACTCGCGTACCAAAGTGGTTCATACTGGTACGCGTGTCCCAGTCTGTGTCCGCTTCCGCCGAGAGTCACCGCACCTCCCTCGCCGACTACAAAGCCGCGCTGACCGCGCCCGGATCCCGCGGCGCGGTCGTCGCGTCCCTGCTCGCCCGCCTGCCGATCGCGATGATCGGCATTTCCGCGCTGCTCTACGTCCAGCGCGAGACGGGCTCCTTCGCCTCGGCCGGACTGGTGTCGGCCGGGTCGCTGGTAGGCGTTTCGGTCGGCGCTGTCGTGCAAGGGCGGCTCATCGACCGCTTCGGGCCGACAAGGCCGCTGCTGACCACCACGGTGCTCTTCGCGCTGGCGATGACCGGGCTGGTGTTCGCGATCGAGGCGCACGCGCCGACGCTCGTGCTGGTCCCGCTCGCCTTCGGCACCGGCATCACGGAACCGATGGTCGGTTCGGCCTCGCGGGCGCTGTGGACCCGTCTGCTGCCCGCCGGGCCGACGCGGAACGCCGCGTTCTCCTACGAGGCGATCAGCATGGAGGTCTTCTTCATCCTCGGCCCCGGTTTCGCCGGGCTGCTGATCGCCGCGCCGTGGGCGGGCACCGGCATCGTGGCCGGTGCGCTGACGATGATCGCGGGCGCGGTGCTGTTCGCGCTGAGCCCGACGGTGCGCGCCTGGGGACCGGCGCCGTCGTCGGGCGGCAAACTGCTCGGCGCGCTGGCCAGCCCTGGGATGCGCACGCTCGCGATCGCCGCGCTGGGCTTCGGTGCCGTGATCGGCTTCGTCGAGGTCGCCGTCCCGGCGGCCGCCACCGAGGCGGGGAACACCTCCATCGGCGGGCTGCTGCTCTCGGCGTGGTCGGTCAGCTCGGTCGCGTTCGGGGTCGCGTACAGCCTGCGCCCGTGGCCGCGCCAGATGGGCCTGCGGCTGCCGGTGCTGCTGGCCGGGTTCGGCGCGCTGGTGGCGCTGCTCGCGCTGCCGGGTTCGCTCTGGGGCCTCGCGCTCGCCATGCTCGCCGCGGGCGCGCTCATAACGCCGCAGTCGACGACGCATTCGGCGGCCATCGAGATCGCCGCGCCGAAGGGCACGGCGGCCGAGGCGTTCGGCTGGGTGCTGACCGCGGTGACCCTCGGTCTCGCGTTCGGGCAGTCGATCAGCGGCTACCTCGTCGAGCACGCGGGGCACGAAGCGGCGTTCCTCGCCGCCGGCGCCGTCGGGTTCGCGCTCGCCGCGGTGGTGTGGCTGCTGCGCGGCACCTTCCGCCCGAAGCCGTCCGGAGCCGTCACCGACGCCCCCGAACTTGTCGGTGCCTCCCGCTAGCTTGCGGGCATGGACCTGACTGCTCCCACCCGCTCCCTCTCGGCCGCCGTTTCCGCCGCCGCGAGGCTGCTCACGGCCCGTTCCGGCCTGCTCCTGCGAGCCGGGCGCGACGGCCTGACCGTCGGCGGCAACGACAGCGAACGAGCGGTCCGCCTGACGTGTGACGCCGTCACGCACACCGACGGCGAAGTCCTCGTCCCGGCCGGGCCGCTCGCGGAGACGTTGCGCATGCTCGAAGACGATCTGGTGCGCCTGGTCGTCGAGGGATCGCGGCTGGCCGTGCGGGTGGAGGGCGGCCGGTTCGCGCTGCCGTTGCTGAGCCGCGAGCTGCGGCTGCAGGAGATGCCACCCAAGGTGTCCGAAGTGGACGGTCCAGCGCTCGCGACGGCGCTGCGGACGGTCGCGGGCACGGCGGCCAAGGACGACGCGCTGCCGATGTTCACCGGCGTCCGCGTGCAGAGCTTCAGCCGTGAGCTGCGGCTGACGGCGTCCGACAGGTACCGGATGGCCGTGGCCACCCTCCCGCTGCGCGCCGAAGGCGAGCCGATCGACGCGCTCGTCCCGGCGGGCCTGCTCGCCGAGACGGCGAAGCAGGCGCGCGGCACCGTCGGCCTGCACGGCGACGGGACCCGGTTCGGGCTG
This window encodes:
- a CDS encoding Crp/Fnr family transcriptional regulator; translated protein: MDETLARAGIFQGVEPAAAEALAQTLESVEFPRGHVIFNEGEPGDKLYIIQSGKVKIGRKSPDGRENLLGIFGPSDMFGELSIFDPGPRTSSATTVTEVRAVTMDRPALRQWISTRPEIAEQLLRVVARRLRRTNNMVAELIFTDVPGRVARALLQLAQRFGSQEAGLLRVTHDLTQEEIAQYVGASRETVNKALADFAHRGWLRLEGKSVLILDPERLARRAR
- a CDS encoding MFS transporter, whose amino-acid sequence is MSASAESHRTSLADYKAALTAPGSRGAVVASLLARLPIAMIGISALLYVQRETGSFASAGLVSAGSLVGVSVGAVVQGRLIDRFGPTRPLLTTTVLFALAMTGLVFAIEAHAPTLVLVPLAFGTGITEPMVGSASRALWTRLLPAGPTRNAAFSYEAISMEVFFILGPGFAGLLIAAPWAGTGIVAGALTMIAGAVLFALSPTVRAWGPAPSSGGKLLGALASPGMRTLAIAALGFGAVIGFVEVAVPAAATEAGNTSIGGLLLSAWSVSSVAFGVAYSLRPWPRQMGLRLPVLLAGFGALVALLALPGSLWGLALAMLAAGALITPQSTTHSAAIEIAAPKGTAAEAFGWVLTAVTLGLAFGQSISGYLVEHAGHEAAFLAAGAVGFALAAVVWLLRGTFRPKPSGAVTDAPELVGASR
- the dnaN gene encoding DNA polymerase III subunit beta — translated: MDLTAPTRSLSAAVSAAARLLTARSGLLLRAGRDGLTVGGNDSERAVRLTCDAVTHTDGEVLVPAGPLAETLRMLEDDLVRLVVEGSRLAVRVEGGRFALPLLSRELRLQEMPPKVSEVDGPALATALRTVAGTAAKDDALPMFTGVRVQSFSRELRLTASDRYRMAVATLPLRAEGEPIDALVPAGLLAETAKQARGTVGLHGDGTRFGLSWAGVTVTTAVLDAGFLSEKLIESSTVDTSVEIAADALAAAVRRVGVYADDRRVLTLEVGDSQLRLASSKQDTGEAEETLKAEVSGGRTSPSFQARYLLDALQGFAGERVRLDIQPGMRACVIRAVEPGDVELTYYVMPMLPR